A window from Candidatus Hydrogenedentota bacterium encodes these proteins:
- a CDS encoding ABC transporter permease — translation MRKVLGLAGLLTGLIIIACFWEYFQNGTVNFLSHQNARSLLPLIGLFGILSLGQAFVVITGGIDLSAGSVVALIATLAAYLLDKGEGRSPWVVMPLVLGLSALIGLWHGVLITKARIQPFVVTLCGLFFYRGFARVIAQDATQGFGSATTYPVWNWLANGFVPAEDSVLPVPFIIFIVFAIITAAFFHFMPYGRHIFALGANEESARFSGIRTQQLKIFAYTMCSFICGIGALLFGFNINSIGPATFGNFYELYAVAGVVLGGCSLRGGSGNILGVVIGAALIRVLINLVTILDIPSELEYVVIGGAILIGVFVDEFLSSRRKTRVSAA, via the coding sequence GTGAGAAAGGTTCTGGGCCTTGCCGGGCTGCTCACCGGCCTCATCATCATCGCATGCTTCTGGGAATACTTCCAGAACGGGACCGTCAACTTCCTATCCCACCAGAACGCCCGGAGCCTGCTGCCGCTGATCGGGCTGTTCGGCATACTCAGCCTGGGGCAGGCGTTCGTGGTTATCACGGGCGGCATCGACCTGTCAGCGGGCAGCGTGGTGGCCCTCATCGCGACGCTTGCGGCCTACCTGCTCGACAAGGGCGAGGGGCGGAGTCCGTGGGTGGTCATGCCGCTGGTACTGGGTTTGTCGGCCCTCATCGGCCTGTGGCACGGCGTGTTGATCACGAAAGCCCGGATCCAGCCCTTTGTGGTGACCTTATGCGGGCTGTTCTTCTACCGCGGCTTCGCGCGGGTCATTGCCCAGGATGCCACCCAGGGGTTCGGGTCGGCCACAACCTACCCGGTCTGGAACTGGCTGGCCAACGGTTTCGTTCCGGCCGAAGATTCCGTATTGCCGGTACCGTTCATCATATTCATCGTGTTCGCGATCATTACGGCGGCATTCTTTCATTTCATGCCTTACGGACGGCACATTTTCGCCTTGGGCGCCAACGAGGAAAGCGCCCGGTTCAGCGGCATTCGCACGCAGCAGCTCAAGATCTTCGCCTACACCATGTGCTCGTTCATTTGCGGTATCGGCGCGCTCCTGTTCGGATTCAACATCAATTCCATCGGCCCCGCAACGTTCGGGAATTTCTACGAGCTCTACGCCGTCGCCGGCGTGGTCCTCGGGGGCTGCAGCCTACGGGGCGGATCGGGTAACATATTGGGAGTGGTCATCGGCGCAGCCCTCATACGGGTGTTGATTAACCTGGTAACGATTTTGGATATCCCAAGCGAACTGGAATACGTGGTCATCGGCGGCGCGATTCTCATAGGCGTGTTTGTCGACGAGTTTCTTTCGAGCCGCCGCAAAACCCGCGTCAGCGCCGCGTAA
- a CDS encoding sugar-binding protein, with product MRTLGMGLLTAAVILGGCGGQQQQAGGTGAGARQGKIAVAFVTNNASDFWKIAQAGTDKAAKELGCEVLFKIPPQGTAQEQKQIVQDLITRGVSGIAISPKDPENQTAMLNEAASKANLVTQDSDAPNSNRICYIGTDNYQAGVAAGELIKKTLPDGGEIMLFVGTLDAQNAQDRKKGIEDTLQGSNITILDTRTDETDRMKAKANAQDAITTHPELDCLVGLWSYNGPAILSGVRAAGKLDVVKIVCFDEEAETLQGVKDGHISGTIVQQPFEFGYQSVKLLVDLAKGDRSRVPADQRIIVPVKTITQESVDEFWAQLKEQTGKS from the coding sequence ATGCGTACGCTTGGGATGGGTCTTCTGACAGCAGCCGTGATTCTCGGCGGATGCGGCGGCCAACAGCAGCAGGCGGGCGGAACCGGCGCAGGAGCGCGCCAAGGCAAGATTGCCGTCGCCTTCGTGACCAACAACGCCTCGGACTTCTGGAAAATCGCCCAGGCAGGCACCGACAAGGCAGCCAAAGAGCTCGGCTGCGAAGTGCTGTTCAAGATCCCGCCCCAGGGAACCGCGCAGGAACAGAAACAAATCGTGCAGGACCTGATCACCCGCGGCGTGTCGGGCATCGCCATCAGCCCCAAAGACCCCGAGAACCAGACGGCCATGCTCAATGAAGCCGCTTCCAAAGCGAACCTGGTCACGCAGGATTCGGATGCGCCAAACAGCAACCGCATCTGTTATATCGGCACGGACAATTACCAGGCGGGCGTTGCCGCGGGGGAACTCATTAAGAAGACCCTGCCGGACGGGGGCGAGATCATGCTGTTCGTGGGCACCCTCGATGCCCAGAACGCCCAGGATCGCAAGAAGGGCATTGAAGACACCCTCCAAGGCTCCAACATCACCATTCTCGACACGCGGACCGACGAGACCGATCGCATGAAGGCCAAGGCCAACGCCCAGGACGCCATCACTACCCATCCTGAGCTCGATTGCCTTGTCGGGTTGTGGAGTTACAACGGCCCGGCTATCCTCAGCGGCGTGCGCGCCGCGGGCAAGCTGGACGTGGTCAAGATTGTTTGTTTCGACGAAGAGGCCGAGACGCTTCAGGGCGTCAAAGACGGGCATATCTCGGGAACCATCGTCCAGCAGCCCTTCGAGTTCGGTTACCAGTCGGTGAAACTGCTCGTGGACCTCGCCAAAGGCGACCGCTCGCGCGTTCCCGCGGACCAGCGGATCATCGTGCCGGTGAAGACCATCACCCAGGAGAGCGTTGACGAGTTCTGGGCGCAACTCAAGGAGCAGACGGGCAAATCGTGA